The following proteins are co-located in the Campylobacter concisus genome:
- a CDS encoding DUF4198 domain-containing protein, with amino-acid sequence MKKSLALLAILGAFSVVSAHDFWLFGENGEKASVNIGFGHDFPKSEPIDAERVNNFEAPVILGKEGKITLKQSGENYHYEGAKLKDGTYAITGEYKPTFWTEDADGKWHMGGTKETIKNAKFCRRATMSAKSVINVGTEDDFITKSTGQRLEIVPLTNPAKFKVGEPFKVKVLFEGKPLKVATIDGTFDGFLKDKSAFHATTDLKGETEVLALRPGKWVLKVVHKFPYADAKKCDEETAIASFAFEIK; translated from the coding sequence ATGAAAAAGAGTTTAGCTCTACTAGCTATTTTAGGTGCATTTAGTGTAGTAAGTGCTCATGATTTTTGGTTATTTGGTGAAAACGGTGAAAAAGCTAGCGTAAATATAGGTTTCGGGCATGATTTTCCGAAATCAGAACCAATAGATGCTGAGCGCGTAAATAACTTTGAAGCGCCCGTGATCCTTGGTAAAGAGGGCAAAATCACGTTAAAACAAAGCGGAGAGAACTATCACTATGAGGGCGCTAAGCTAAAAGACGGTACGTACGCGATTACCGGCGAATACAAGCCTACGTTTTGGACGGAAGATGCTGATGGCAAATGGCACATGGGCGGTACTAAAGAAACAATAAAAAATGCTAAATTTTGCCGCCGCGCTACAATGAGTGCAAAAAGCGTCATAAATGTCGGCACAGAAGACGACTTTATAACCAAATCAACTGGACAACGCCTAGAAATCGTACCTCTAACAAATCCGGCCAAATTTAAAGTCGGCGAGCCGTTTAAGGTTAAAGTATTATTTGAGGGCAAGCCGCTAAAGGTCGCGACGATTGACGGCACCTTTGACGGATTTTTGAAAGATAAAAGTGCGTTTCATGCAACAACCGATCTAAAAGGAGAAACCGAGGTTTTAGCGCTTAGGCCTGGAAAATGGGTACTAAAAGTAGTACATAAATTCCCTTATGCAGACGCTAAAAAATGCGACGAAGAGACAGCTATAGCCTCTTTTGCTTTTGAGATAAAATAA
- a CDS encoding FeoA family protein, which produces MNLSSAQAGILYKIKELKAEGKLLQKLLDMGFINGAVVEAVRLAPLLDPIELKIQGCLISLRKSEAALVEVEICK; this is translated from the coding sequence ATGAATCTTAGCTCTGCACAGGCTGGAATTTTATATAAGATAAAAGAGCTCAAAGCCGAAGGCAAACTACTTCAAAAGCTGCTTGATATGGGCTTTATAAACGGAGCCGTCGTTGAGGCGGTAAGACTCGCTCCGCTTCTTGATCCCATAGAGCTTAAAATTCAAGGCTGTCTTATTTCGCTTAGAAAAAGCGAAGCGGCGTTAGTGGAGGTTGAAATTTGCAAATAA